One window of Burkholderia cepacia GG4 genomic DNA carries:
- a CDS encoding TolC family protein, which translates to MTSLAISPRFGATVLVLAFLAGCTTFSKDGGFDAVSSVASERIGKDAVIVRTGADREAVDKRTKELLAKPLSMDDAVQLALLNNRGLQASYAELGLSEADLVQAGRLPNPRFSFSRTRAGDGELSLGRTFSANVFALLTLPLATNIERRRFEQTRLETADAMLKVAADARRAYVEAVAAEQAANYAQQVRDAASAAAELAQRMRQAGNFSRLDYAREQAFHADAVAQQAKAQQQAVAAREKLTRAMGLWGARAQYALPERLPDLPKARPDLPDLERYAMSHRLDIQAAKLQTQGVAASLGLSKATRFVNAVDLGYVNNYETDKGHEHGYEISVEIPLFDWGGAKVARAEAVYMQSANRLAQTAIDARSEVRESYAAYTTSYDVAKHYRDEVVPLRKTISDELLLRYNGMLASVFELLADAREQVGAVNGYIDALKDYWLAETDLQMAVGGRLPSSQAAQPAQPTQPTQPTQPTQPTQPTQPTQPTQPTQPTQPTPRAAAPAASTPAAAPQPASSPVAQAAPATHPEGH; encoded by the coding sequence ATGACGAGCCTGGCGATATCACCGCGCTTCGGCGCGACCGTACTCGTGCTGGCATTCCTCGCCGGCTGCACGACGTTCTCGAAGGACGGCGGTTTCGATGCCGTGTCGTCCGTCGCATCGGAACGGATCGGGAAAGACGCCGTCATCGTCAGGACCGGTGCCGATCGCGAAGCCGTCGACAAGCGGACGAAGGAATTGCTCGCGAAGCCGCTGTCGATGGACGACGCGGTGCAGCTCGCGCTGCTGAACAACCGCGGGCTGCAGGCGTCGTACGCAGAACTCGGCCTGTCGGAAGCGGACCTCGTGCAGGCCGGCCGGCTGCCGAATCCGCGCTTCTCGTTCAGCCGCACGCGGGCCGGCGACGGCGAGCTGAGCCTCGGCCGCACGTTTTCGGCCAACGTGTTCGCGCTGCTGACGCTGCCGCTCGCGACGAACATCGAACGGCGTCGCTTCGAGCAGACCAGGCTCGAAACGGCCGACGCGATGCTGAAGGTCGCGGCCGACGCGCGCCGTGCGTATGTCGAAGCCGTCGCCGCCGAGCAGGCCGCGAATTATGCGCAACAGGTGCGTGACGCCGCGAGCGCGGCGGCCGAACTCGCGCAGCGCATGCGGCAGGCCGGCAACTTCAGCCGGCTCGATTACGCCCGCGAACAGGCGTTTCATGCGGACGCGGTCGCGCAGCAGGCGAAGGCGCAGCAGCAGGCCGTGGCGGCGCGCGAAAAGCTCACGCGGGCGATGGGACTGTGGGGCGCACGCGCGCAGTACGCGCTGCCCGAGCGCTTGCCCGACCTGCCGAAGGCACGCCCCGATCTGCCCGATCTCGAACGCTATGCGATGAGCCACCGCCTCGACATCCAGGCCGCGAAGCTGCAGACGCAGGGCGTCGCAGCGTCGCTCGGGCTCAGCAAGGCCACGCGCTTCGTCAACGCGGTCGATCTCGGCTACGTGAACAACTATGAGACCGACAAGGGTCACGAGCACGGCTACGAGATCAGCGTCGAGATTCCGCTGTTCGACTGGGGCGGCGCGAAGGTCGCGCGGGCCGAGGCCGTCTACATGCAGTCGGCGAACCGGCTCGCGCAGACGGCCATCGACGCGCGCTCGGAAGTGCGCGAATCGTACGCGGCATACACGACGAGCTACGACGTCGCGAAGCACTATCGCGACGAAGTCGTGCCGCTGCGCAAGACGATCTCGGACGAGCTGCTGTTGCGCTACAACGGGATGCTCGCGAGCGTGTTCGAGCTGCTGGCCGATGCGCGCGAACAGGTCGGCGCGGTCAACGGCTACATCGATGCGCTGAAGGATTACTGGCTCGCGGAAACCGACTTGCAGATGGCGGTCGGCGGCCGGCTGCCGAGCTCGCAGGCAGCGCAGCCAGCGCAGCCGACGCAGCCGACGCAGCCGACGCAGCCGACGCAGCCGACGCAGCCGACGCAGCCAACGCAGCCAACGCAGCCAACGCAGCCAACGCAGCCGACGCCGCGTGCGGCCGCTCCCGCCGCCTCCACGCCCGCCGCTGCGCCGCAGCCGGCTTCCTCTCCCGTGGCGCAAGCGGCGCCCGCAACGCATCCTGAAGGTCATTGA
- a CDS encoding heavy metal response regulator transcription factor has translation MRILIVEDEPKMASYLRKGLTEASYTVDVAENGRDGLFLALHEDFDLVVLDVMLPELDGFEVLRRLRAQKQTPVLLLTAREAIEDKVTGLELGADDYLLKPFAYAEFLARIRSLLRRAPRNAREILHVADLEVDLIKRRVRRADNRIDLTAQEFALLQLLAEREGEVLTRTFITSQIWDMNFDSDTNVVDAAIKRLRAKIDNAYEKKLIHTIRGMGYVLEDRS, from the coding sequence ATGCGGATACTGATAGTCGAAGACGAACCCAAGATGGCGTCGTACCTCCGCAAGGGGCTGACGGAGGCGAGCTACACGGTCGACGTGGCCGAGAACGGCCGGGACGGGCTGTTCCTCGCACTGCACGAGGATTTCGATCTCGTCGTGCTCGACGTGATGCTGCCGGAACTGGACGGCTTCGAGGTGCTGCGGCGGCTGCGCGCGCAGAAGCAGACGCCGGTGCTGCTGCTCACGGCCCGCGAGGCGATCGAAGACAAGGTCACGGGGCTCGAACTGGGCGCCGACGACTACCTGCTCAAGCCGTTCGCGTATGCGGAATTCCTCGCCCGCATCCGCTCGCTGTTGCGGCGCGCGCCGCGCAATGCGCGCGAGATCCTGCATGTCGCCGATCTCGAAGTCGACCTGATCAAGCGCCGCGTGCGGCGTGCCGACAACCGCATCGACCTGACCGCGCAGGAGTTCGCGCTGCTGCAACTGCTCGCGGAACGCGAGGGCGAGGTGCTCACGCGCACCTTCATCACGTCGCAGATCTGGGACATGAATTTCGACAGCGACACGAACGTCGTCGATGCGGCGATCAAGCGCCTGCGCGCGAAGATCGACAACGCCTATGAGAAGAAGCTGATCCACACGATTCGCGGGATGGGCTACGTGCTCGAGGATCGCTCGTGA
- a CDS encoding heavy metal sensor histidine kinase, translating into MSGGPAPYSLLRRLTLAFAVVAALVFALTGAYLYRSLSAELTRRDDIEIAGKLNQFLQLAQASGSTAALRADPAVFHEVLLSHPGVYLGIYDGANRPLVEHTDEAGNTLASVIARPQPAGASGAAASPFTCAPPGIGTSRCVRARATLPSGESIQVALARTATDRESLLESYRVDIWLAAALGALLVGALGYAVASRGLRPVESLGRQTSRIEAHNLNARLDARGGPVELRELVTSVNRMLDRLERAFVRLSQFSSDLAHDMRTPLANVISSSQVTLSRARTTEEYEALIDSNIEECERLQRMIENMLFLARTDNARQHLKTAELDAGNELRRLASYFQALADEAGVRLDVHGEAPVVADATLFRRAVSNLASNALEHAEAGSTIELAISIQAGYAVVEVTNRGVAIPPEQIDRIFERFYRIDSSRHGAARNAGLGLAIVKSIVELHRGKVEVVSRDGRTTFALYFPVRAS; encoded by the coding sequence GTGAGCGGCGGCCCCGCGCCGTATTCGCTGCTCCGGCGCCTGACGCTCGCGTTCGCCGTCGTCGCCGCGCTGGTGTTCGCGCTGACCGGCGCGTACCTGTATCGCTCGCTGTCCGCCGAGCTGACCCGGCGCGACGACATCGAGATCGCAGGCAAGCTCAACCAGTTCCTGCAGCTCGCGCAGGCGAGCGGCTCGACGGCTGCATTGCGCGCCGATCCGGCCGTGTTCCATGAAGTGCTGCTGTCGCATCCCGGCGTCTATCTCGGCATCTACGACGGCGCGAACCGCCCGCTCGTCGAACACACCGACGAAGCCGGCAACACGCTCGCGTCGGTGATCGCGCGGCCGCAGCCGGCCGGCGCATCGGGTGCGGCCGCCAGCCCGTTCACCTGCGCGCCGCCGGGCATCGGCACGTCGCGCTGCGTCCGTGCGCGCGCCACGCTGCCGTCGGGCGAAAGCATCCAGGTCGCACTGGCCCGCACGGCGACCGATCGCGAGTCGCTGCTGGAGAGCTATCGCGTCGACATCTGGCTCGCGGCCGCGCTCGGCGCACTGCTGGTCGGCGCGCTCGGCTACGCGGTCGCGTCGCGCGGCCTGCGTCCGGTCGAAAGCCTCGGCCGGCAGACGTCGCGCATCGAGGCGCACAACCTGAACGCGCGGCTCGACGCGCGCGGCGGTCCGGTCGAGCTGCGCGAGCTCGTCACGTCGGTCAACCGGATGCTCGACCGGCTCGAGCGCGCGTTCGTGCGGCTGTCGCAGTTCTCGTCCGATCTGGCGCACGACATGCGCACGCCGCTCGCGAACGTGATCAGCTCGTCGCAGGTCACGCTGTCGCGCGCCCGCACCACCGAAGAATACGAAGCGCTGATCGATTCGAACATCGAGGAATGCGAACGGCTGCAGCGGATGATCGAGAACATGCTGTTTCTCGCGCGCACGGACAATGCGCGGCAGCACCTGAAGACGGCCGAACTCGACGCCGGCAACGAACTGCGCCGGCTCGCGTCGTATTTCCAGGCGCTGGCCGACGAGGCCGGCGTGCGCCTCGACGTGCACGGCGAAGCGCCGGTCGTCGCGGACGCGACGCTGTTCCGGCGCGCCGTCAGCAACCTCGCGTCGAACGCGCTCGAACACGCGGAAGCCGGATCGACGATCGAGCTGGCCATATCGATCCAGGCAGGCTACGCGGTCGTCGAGGTCACGAATCGCGGCGTTGCGATTCCGCCCGAACAGATCGACCGGATCTTCGAGCGCTTCTACCGGATCGATTCGTCGCGGCACGGCGCGGCGCGCAACGCGGGGCTCGGGCTCGCGATCGTCAAGTCGATCGTCGAACTGCACCGCGGCAAGGTCGAGGTCGTGAGCCGCGACGGACGCACGACGTTCGCGCTGTACTTCCCCGTCCGCGCTTCGTGA
- a CDS encoding sodium:calcium antiporter encodes MTLMLVELAFMLIVILVAAELFTNALEHLGERLKISEGVTGSLFAAVGTALPETMVPLLALAGGTSNAAVNEEIGVGAILGAPLMLATLTTFLMTLAVIRSRGLGGTITPERTGFVRDLNYFLAAFALATIAMFVPHHVWAVRALLAAMLVGIYVMYVVMTFRASTQLVDAGHGTEAPHAMFLSRVGLPTNLATIALQLALGVALLVGGAKGFIHGVEGVSHLLGISALLLSLIIVPIATELPEKVNSVLWIRRQKDTLAFGNITGAMVFQGTLLPAIGIMLTPWEPRPEVLTGVIITLAAAAWLRVNARAHGLAIWALLANGACYVGYLLVTLTR; translated from the coding sequence ATGACGTTGATGCTCGTCGAACTGGCGTTCATGCTGATCGTCATCCTGGTCGCCGCCGAACTTTTCACCAATGCGCTCGAACATCTCGGCGAACGTCTGAAGATTTCCGAAGGCGTCACGGGCTCGCTGTTCGCGGCCGTCGGCACCGCACTGCCCGAGACGATGGTGCCGCTGCTCGCACTCGCGGGCGGCACGTCGAATGCAGCCGTGAACGAGGAAATCGGCGTCGGCGCGATTCTCGGCGCGCCGCTGATGCTCGCGACGCTGACCACCTTCCTGATGACGCTCGCCGTGATCCGCTCGCGCGGACTGGGCGGCACCATCACGCCCGAGCGGACCGGCTTCGTGCGCGACCTGAACTACTTCCTCGCCGCATTCGCGCTCGCCACCATCGCGATGTTCGTTCCGCATCATGTGTGGGCGGTCCGTGCGCTGCTTGCCGCGATGCTGGTCGGCATCTACGTGATGTATGTCGTGATGACGTTCCGCGCGTCGACGCAGCTCGTCGATGCCGGGCACGGCACCGAGGCGCCGCATGCGATGTTCCTGTCGCGCGTCGGGCTGCCGACCAACCTGGCGACCATCGCACTGCAACTCGCGCTCGGCGTCGCGCTGCTCGTCGGCGGGGCGAAGGGCTTCATTCATGGCGTCGAAGGCGTGTCGCACCTGCTCGGCATCTCCGCGCTGCTGCTGTCGCTGATCATCGTGCCGATCGCGACCGAATTGCCGGAGAAGGTCAACAGCGTGCTGTGGATCCGCCGCCAGAAGGACACGCTCGCGTTCGGTAACATCACCGGCGCGATGGTGTTCCAGGGCACGCTGCTGCCGGCGATCGGCATCATGCTGACGCCGTGGGAGCCGCGCCCCGAGGTGCTGACCGGCGTGATCATCACGCTCGCGGCGGCGGCTTGGCTGCGCGTCAATGCCCGCGCGCACGGGCTCGCGATCTGGGCATTGCTGGCAAACGGAGCCTGTTACGTCGGCTATCTGCTCGTGACGCTGACACGCTGA
- a CDS encoding copper-binding protein, with amino-acid sequence MKMNQLIATAAAVFATGAFAVPALAAGEMSGMDMSGMKMSSGGAAESNTALTDAEVKKVDAASGKITIKHGALGNVGMPPMTMAFKAKDAAMLAEVHTGDKVKVQVENVNGTLTIVKLVKAS; translated from the coding sequence ATGAAGATGAATCAACTGATTGCCACCGCCGCCGCCGTTTTCGCGACCGGCGCGTTTGCCGTGCCCGCGCTTGCCGCGGGCGAGATGTCGGGCATGGACATGTCCGGCATGAAGATGTCGTCGGGCGGCGCGGCCGAGTCGAACACGGCGCTGACCGATGCCGAAGTGAAGAAGGTCGATGCCGCGAGCGGCAAGATCACGATCAAGCACGGCGCGCTCGGGAACGTCGGGATGCCGCCGATGACGATGGCGTTCAAGGCGAAGGACGCGGCCATGCTCGCCGAGGTTCATACGGGCGACAAGGTGAAGGTCCAGGTCGAGAACGTCAACGGCACGCTGACGATCGTCAAGCTTGTGAAGGCGTCGTAA
- a CDS encoding efflux RND transporter permease subunit, with translation MIAHVIRWSVRNRFLVLLATVLIAAWGVHSLRQTPLDALPDLSDTQVIVKASYPGKAPQVVEDQVTYPLTTTLLGVPGAKTVRAYSSFGDAFVYVLFDDHTDPYWARSRVLEYLSQVQSRLPAGATVSLGPDATGVGWVYEYALVDRTGRHDLGQLRALNDWFLKFELKAVPDVSEVASIGGMVRQYQVVLDPDKLRAYGITQAAVADALRQANQASGGSVVELAESEYMVRSSGYLRTLDDFRHVVLRTDDAGTPVLLGDVARIQVGPAMRRGIAELNGQGEVTGGVVVMRSGKNALTTIDAVKAKLADLTRSLPPGVDIVTTYDRSQLIERAVDNLRDKLIEEFVIVGIVCAVFLFHLRSAFVAILSLPLGVLAAFIVMRYQGVNANLMSLGGIAIAIGAMIDAAIVMIENAHKHLEAYGHAHPGEPITAARRWELVATSAAEVGPALFFSLLIITLSFIPVFSLEGQEGKLFAPLAFTKTYTIAAAAGLSVTLVPVLMGYLVRGRIPHEHANPINRVLIRLYRPLLEATLRRPWVAIGVAVAALVLTAVPVSRLGGEFMPPLDEGDLLYMPTALPGISADKASELLQQTDRLIKSVPEVDTVFGKSGRADTATDPAPLEMFETTIRFKPRSAWRPGMTPEKLVDELDRTVQVPGLSNVWVPPIRNRLDMLSTGIKTPVGVKISGPDLAGIDAIATQVEAAVKHVPGVTSALAERLNGGRYIDVDIDRLAAARYGLSVADIQSIVSSAVGGEDVGEVIAGRERFPINIRYPREIRDSLENLRQLPVVTARSAQIRLGDVARIAIADGPPMIRSENARLSGYVYVDLRGTDLRTAVRAMQQAVAQQVALPPGYSIAWSGQFEYLERAAAQLRTVVPVTLVVIFVLLFLTFGSAADALLLMSTVPFALVGGFWLVWALGHAVSVATSVGFIALAGVAAEFGVVMLLYLTGALQRHLDAGDVLTDAVLLDAIREGAVLRVRPKAMTVAVVLAGLVPIMVGHGAGSEVMQRIAAPMVGGMVTAPLLSMFVIPAAWLLLQRRRARSASRQRHSDAVPHGINVPSTPTGESQ, from the coding sequence ATGATCGCGCACGTGATTCGCTGGTCCGTCCGCAACCGCTTCCTGGTGCTGCTCGCCACCGTGCTGATCGCGGCGTGGGGCGTCCATTCGCTGCGACAGACGCCGCTCGACGCGTTGCCCGATCTGTCGGACACGCAGGTGATCGTGAAGGCGTCGTATCCGGGCAAGGCGCCGCAGGTCGTCGAGGACCAGGTCACCTATCCGTTGACGACGACGCTGCTCGGCGTACCGGGCGCGAAAACCGTGCGCGCGTATTCGTCGTTCGGCGACGCGTTCGTCTACGTGCTGTTCGACGACCATACCGATCCGTACTGGGCGCGTTCGCGCGTGCTCGAATACCTGAGCCAGGTGCAGAGCCGGCTGCCGGCCGGCGCGACCGTGTCGCTCGGGCCCGATGCGACCGGCGTCGGCTGGGTGTACGAGTATGCGCTCGTCGATCGCACCGGCCGTCACGATCTCGGGCAACTGCGCGCGCTCAACGACTGGTTCCTGAAGTTCGAACTGAAGGCCGTGCCGGACGTGTCGGAAGTCGCGAGCATCGGCGGGATGGTGCGCCAGTACCAGGTCGTGCTCGATCCGGACAAGCTGCGCGCCTACGGCATCACTCAGGCGGCGGTCGCGGATGCGCTGCGTCAGGCCAACCAGGCATCCGGCGGCTCGGTCGTCGAGCTGGCCGAGTCGGAGTACATGGTGCGTTCATCCGGCTACCTGCGCACGCTCGACGACTTCCGCCATGTCGTGCTGCGCACCGATGACGCAGGCACGCCGGTGCTGCTCGGCGACGTCGCGCGCATCCAGGTCGGCCCGGCGATGCGGCGCGGGATCGCGGAGCTGAACGGGCAGGGTGAAGTGACGGGCGGTGTCGTCGTGATGCGATCGGGCAAGAACGCGCTGACGACGATCGACGCGGTGAAGGCGAAGCTCGCCGACCTGACGCGTTCGCTGCCACCCGGCGTCGACATCGTCACGACCTACGACCGCTCGCAATTGATCGAGCGCGCGGTGGACAACCTCCGGGACAAGCTGATCGAGGAGTTCGTGATCGTCGGGATCGTCTGCGCGGTGTTCCTGTTCCATCTGCGCAGCGCGTTCGTCGCGATCCTGTCGCTGCCGCTCGGCGTGCTGGCCGCCTTCATCGTGATGCGCTACCAGGGCGTGAACGCGAACCTGATGTCGCTGGGTGGCATCGCGATCGCGATCGGCGCGATGATCGACGCGGCGATCGTGATGATCGAAAACGCGCACAAGCATTTGGAGGCATATGGCCACGCGCATCCCGGCGAGCCGATCACGGCCGCGCGCCGCTGGGAGCTGGTGGCGACCTCTGCCGCGGAAGTGGGCCCGGCACTGTTCTTCTCGCTGCTGATCATCACGCTGTCGTTCATTCCGGTGTTTTCGCTGGAAGGGCAGGAGGGCAAGCTGTTCGCGCCACTGGCGTTCACGAAGACCTACACGATCGCCGCGGCCGCCGGGTTGTCGGTGACGCTGGTGCCGGTGCTGATGGGCTATCTCGTGCGCGGGCGCATTCCGCACGAGCACGCGAACCCGATCAACCGCGTGCTGATCCGCCTGTACCGGCCGCTGCTCGAAGCGACGCTGCGGCGCCCGTGGGTCGCGATCGGTGTTGCCGTCGCCGCGCTCGTGCTGACCGCCGTGCCGGTGTCGCGCCTCGGTGGCGAATTCATGCCGCCGCTCGACGAAGGCGACCTGTTGTACATGCCGACTGCGCTACCAGGCATTTCGGCCGACAAGGCGAGCGAGCTGCTGCAGCAGACCGACCGGCTGATCAAGTCCGTGCCCGAGGTCGACACGGTGTTCGGCAAGTCGGGGCGCGCGGATACGGCGACCGATCCCGCGCCGCTCGAGATGTTCGAAACGACGATCCGCTTCAAGCCGCGCAGCGCATGGCGGCCCGGCATGACGCCCGAGAAGCTCGTCGACGAACTCGATCGCACGGTGCAGGTGCCGGGCCTGTCGAACGTGTGGGTGCCGCCGATCCGCAACCGGCTCGACATGCTGTCCACCGGCATCAAGACACCGGTCGGCGTGAAGATTTCCGGGCCGGACCTGGCAGGCATCGATGCGATCGCAACGCAGGTCGAGGCAGCCGTGAAGCATGTGCCGGGCGTGACGTCCGCGCTCGCGGAACGGCTGAACGGCGGACGCTACATCGACGTTGACATCGACCGGCTCGCGGCCGCGCGCTACGGCCTGTCGGTGGCCGATATCCAGTCGATCGTATCGTCGGCGGTCGGCGGCGAGGACGTCGGCGAGGTGATCGCGGGGCGCGAGCGGTTCCCGATCAACATCCGCTATCCGCGCGAGATCCGCGATTCGCTCGAGAACTTGCGGCAACTGCCGGTCGTTACCGCGCGCAGCGCGCAGATCCGCCTCGGTGACGTCGCGCGCATCGCGATCGCCGACGGGCCGCCGATGATCCGTAGCGAGAACGCGCGGCTGTCCGGCTATGTGTACGTCGACCTGCGCGGCACCGATCTGCGCACGGCGGTCCGTGCAATGCAGCAGGCCGTCGCGCAACAGGTCGCGTTGCCGCCCGGCTATTCGATCGCGTGGTCGGGGCAGTTCGAGTATCTCGAACGCGCGGCGGCGCAGTTGCGCACCGTCGTGCCGGTGACGCTCGTCGTGATCTTCGTGCTGCTGTTCCTCACGTTCGGCTCGGCGGCCGATGCGCTGCTGCTGATGTCGACGGTGCCGTTCGCGCTGGTCGGCGGCTTCTGGCTCGTCTGGGCGCTCGGCCACGCGGTGTCGGTCGCGACGTCGGTGGGCTTCATCGCGCTGGCGGGCGTGGCGGCCGAGTTCGGCGTCGTGATGCTCCTGTACCTGACGGGCGCGCTGCAGCGCCACCTCGACGCCGGCGACGTGCTGACCGATGCGGTGCTGCTCGACGCGATTCGCGAAGGCGCGGTGCTGCGCGTGCGGCCGAAGGCGATGACCGTCGCCGTCGTGCTGGCCGGCCTCGTGCCGATCATGGTCGGACACGGCGCCGGCTCCGAAGTGATGCAGCGTATCGCCGCGCCGATGGTCGGCGGCATGGTCACCGCGCCGCTGCTGTCGATGTTCGTCATTCCCGCCGCATGGCTTCTGCTTCAGCGCCGTCGTGCGCGCAGCGCGAGCCGTCAGCGGCATTCCGATGCAGTTCCTCACGGCATCAACGTGCCGTCCACCCCAACTGGAGAATCCCAATGA
- a CDS encoding efflux RND transporter periplasmic adaptor subunit: MTKQSLARAALLAFAGAALLGAGYVAGMHHAAGGAGTAAVASAVTRDPQAGRKVLYWHDPMVPNQHFDQLGKSPFMDMQLQPVYADEGGDAPGIRIDPGLQQSLGIRYATVRRQQTADGFDAVGTTQFDESRADVVQSRVTGYIDRLYARAPLQRIQKGAPIASLFVPEWLAPQEEYLALKRGGMDGSLLDASRARMRALSIPDGIIATLDRTGRAQTHVVLSAPESGVVSELNVRDGAMVAPGQTLAKIAGLATLWLIVEVPEALALNVQPGMSVDATFAGDPARHFTGRIREVLPGISTGSRTLQARVEIDNAALKLTPGMLMRVHVAAQKTVSRLLVPAEAVIATGKRSIVVVKTRDGRLQPVSVTVGNDVGSDTEVLDGLNEGDTVVASGQFLIDSEASLKSVLPRLERAAGASAAQAPAAAAAPVYETTGKVEKVTDDDITFSHQPVPALGWGAMTMAFGKPSAHAFPNVKAGQTVRFAFVQGDDGYRLTKVEPQGGAR; the protein is encoded by the coding sequence ATGACGAAGCAATCATTGGCACGTGCGGCGCTGCTGGCGTTCGCCGGTGCGGCGCTGCTCGGCGCGGGCTATGTCGCGGGCATGCACCATGCCGCGGGCGGCGCGGGAACGGCTGCCGTCGCGTCGGCGGTCACGCGCGATCCGCAGGCAGGACGCAAGGTGCTGTACTGGCACGACCCGATGGTACCGAACCAGCACTTCGACCAACTGGGGAAATCGCCGTTCATGGACATGCAGCTGCAGCCCGTCTATGCGGACGAAGGCGGCGACGCACCCGGCATCCGGATCGATCCGGGCCTGCAGCAAAGCCTCGGCATACGCTATGCGACCGTGCGCCGGCAGCAGACGGCGGACGGATTCGATGCGGTGGGCACCACGCAGTTCGACGAATCGCGCGCGGACGTCGTGCAGTCGCGCGTCACCGGCTACATCGACCGGCTTTACGCACGCGCGCCGCTGCAGCGCATCCAGAAGGGCGCGCCGATCGCATCGCTGTTCGTGCCGGAGTGGCTCGCGCCGCAGGAGGAATATCTCGCGCTCAAGCGCGGCGGGATGGATGGCAGCCTGCTCGATGCGTCGCGCGCGAGGATGCGCGCGCTGTCGATTCCCGACGGGATCATCGCAACGCTCGATCGCACCGGCCGCGCCCAGACGCACGTCGTGCTGAGCGCGCCGGAAAGCGGCGTCGTCAGCGAGTTGAACGTGCGGGATGGCGCGATGGTCGCGCCGGGGCAGACGCTCGCGAAGATCGCAGGGCTGGCGACGCTCTGGCTCATCGTCGAGGTGCCGGAAGCGCTCGCGCTGAACGTGCAGCCGGGGATGTCGGTCGATGCGACGTTCGCAGGCGATCCGGCGCGGCACTTCACCGGGCGCATCCGTGAAGTACTGCCCGGCATCAGCACGGGCAGCCGCACGTTGCAGGCACGCGTGGAGATCGACAATGCGGCGCTCAAGCTCACGCCCGGCATGCTGATGCGCGTGCACGTCGCCGCGCAGAAGACCGTGTCGCGCCTGCTGGTGCCGGCCGAAGCGGTGATCGCGACCGGCAAGCGCTCGATCGTCGTCGTGAAGACCCGCGACGGCCGGCTCCAGCCGGTGTCGGTGACGGTGGGCAACGACGTCGGCAGCGATACGGAAGTGCTCGACGGGTTGAACGAAGGCGATACGGTCGTCGCATCGGGGCAGTTCCTGATCGATTCGGAAGCGAGCCTGAAAAGCGTGCTGCCGCGGCTGGAACGCGCGGCCGGCGCAAGCGCGGCGCAAGCGCCAGCCGCTGCGGCCGCGCCGGTGTATGAAACCACCGGCAAGGTCGAGAAGGTGACCGACGACGACATCACGTTCTCGCATCAACCGGTGCCGGCGCTCGGCTGGGGCGCGATGACAATGGCGTTCGGCAAGCCGTCGGCGCATGCGTTCCCGAACGTGAAGGCCGGCCAGACCGTGCGTTTCGCATTCGTGCAGGGCGACGACGGCTACCGGCTGACGAAGGTCGAGCCGCAGGGAGGCGCACGATGA